One window of Candidatus Limnocylindrales bacterium genomic DNA carries:
- a CDS encoding phosphoketolase family protein, protein MERAMEKPLNARELELINAYWRACNYLAVGMIYLKDNPLLRRPLEAENVKHRLLGHWGASPALSFTWVHCNRLIVRDDLDMIFVAGPGHGAPGVLGPAYLEGTYSEIYPDKSEDEEGMRRFFHQFSFPGHIGSHVTPETPGSIHEGGELGYSLSHSFGMVLDNPDLIVACVVGDGEAETGPLATSWHSNKFINPARDGAVLPILNLNGYKIANPTILARISHEELTALFVGYGYKPYFVEGDDPAEMHQKMAATLDEAIGEIRAHQKAARESKEPQRPRWPMIVLRSPKGWTGPKEIKGHKVEGSWRSHQVPFSEVRSNPDNLKLLDDWLRSYRPEELFDANGALIPELKALAPKGTRRMSANPHANGGVLRRELKLPDIRDYAVDVPERGAVEYENTRPLGEYLRDVMKMNMSSFRLFGPDETASNRLQAVYAASRKTWMADYLPEDADGGELARDGRVMEMLSEHTLLGWLEGYLLTGRHGLFHTYEAFAHVIDSMFNQHAKWLDISKNHVAWRAPVASENILLSSTVWRQDHNGFSHQDPGFIDLVTNKGPSVTRIYLPPDANTLLVVADHCLRSSDCINVIVADKQKHLQFMTMDEAMVHCAKGLGIWKRASTDADAEPDVVLASCGDVATMEALAAAAILRERVSDLKLRFVNVVDLFKLQPRSEHPHGSTEREIGGLFTTDKPIIFNFHGYPWLIHKLAYRFAGHDNLHVRGYKEKGNINTPLELAMLNETSRFHLVIDVIERVPKLRTRATHLKEEMKNAIIDNMRYAHENGTDRPEITGWTWPY, encoded by the coding sequence ATGGAGAGAGCCATGGAAAAACCTCTGAACGCCCGGGAACTCGAACTGATCAACGCGTACTGGCGTGCCTGCAACTACCTCGCCGTGGGGATGATCTACCTGAAGGACAACCCGCTGCTCCGCAGGCCGCTCGAAGCCGAGAACGTCAAGCACCGCCTGCTCGGTCATTGGGGTGCAAGTCCCGCGTTGTCGTTCACCTGGGTGCACTGCAACCGGCTGATCGTACGCGACGACCTCGACATGATCTTCGTGGCCGGTCCCGGGCACGGCGCGCCCGGCGTGCTCGGCCCCGCCTATCTCGAGGGCACGTATTCGGAGATCTATCCGGACAAGAGCGAGGACGAGGAAGGCATGCGCCGCTTCTTCCACCAGTTCTCGTTCCCCGGCCACATCGGCAGCCACGTCACTCCGGAGACTCCGGGTTCGATCCACGAGGGCGGCGAGCTCGGCTACAGCCTTTCGCATTCGTTCGGCATGGTGCTCGACAATCCCGATCTCATCGTTGCGTGCGTCGTCGGTGACGGCGAGGCCGAGACCGGACCGCTCGCCACGTCGTGGCATTCCAATAAGTTCATCAACCCGGCGCGCGACGGGGCCGTGCTGCCGATCCTCAATCTGAACGGTTACAAGATCGCGAATCCGACCATCCTCGCGCGCATCAGCCACGAGGAGCTCACCGCGCTGTTCGTCGGTTACGGATACAAGCCATACTTCGTCGAGGGCGACGATCCGGCCGAGATGCACCAGAAAATGGCGGCGACTCTCGACGAGGCCATCGGCGAGATCCGCGCGCACCAGAAAGCCGCACGCGAATCGAAAGAGCCGCAGCGTCCGCGCTGGCCGATGATCGTGCTGCGCTCGCCCAAGGGATGGACCGGACCGAAGGAAATCAAGGGCCACAAGGTGGAAGGCTCGTGGCGCTCCCATCAGGTGCCGTTCTCGGAAGTCCGCAGCAATCCGGACAACCTCAAGCTGCTTGACGACTGGCTGCGCAGCTACCGGCCCGAAGAGCTGTTCGACGCGAACGGCGCGCTGATCCCCGAGCTCAAAGCGCTCGCACCGAAGGGAACGCGTCGCATGAGCGCCAATCCGCACGCCAACGGCGGCGTGCTGCGCAGGGAGCTCAAGCTTCCCGACATTCGCGACTATGCGGTCGACGTCCCGGAGCGCGGCGCGGTCGAATACGAGAACACGCGTCCGCTCGGCGAATATCTGCGCGACGTGATGAAAATGAACATGTCGAGCTTCCGGCTGTTCGGGCCCGACGAAACCGCGTCCAATCGCCTGCAGGCGGTATACGCGGCGAGCCGCAAGACGTGGATGGCGGATTATCTTCCGGAAGACGCCGACGGCGGCGAGCTCGCGCGTGACGGTCGCGTGATGGAGATGCTGTCGGAGCACACGCTGCTCGGCTGGCTCGAGGGTTACCTGCTGACGGGTCGCCACGGCCTGTTCCACACCTACGAAGCCTTCGCGCACGTGATCGACTCGATGTTCAACCAGCATGCCAAGTGGCTCGACATTTCGAAGAACCACGTTGCATGGCGCGCGCCGGTGGCGTCGGAGAACATCCTGCTGTCCTCGACCGTGTGGCGCCAGGACCATAACGGATTCTCGCATCAGGATCCCGGCTTCATTGACCTCGTCACCAACAAGGGTCCGTCGGTTACGCGCATCTATCTGCCGCCGGACGCGAACACGCTGCTGGTCGTCGCCGATCACTGCCTGCGCAGCAGCGACTGCATCAACGTCATCGTCGCCGACAAGCAGAAGCACCTGCAGTTCATGACGATGGACGAGGCGATGGTCCACTGCGCCAAGGGTCTCGGCATCTGGAAGCGGGCCAGCACCGATGCGGATGCGGAGCCGGACGTGGTGCTGGCCAGCTGCGGCGACGTCGCAACCATGGAGGCGCTGGCCGCGGCCGCGATCCTTCGCGAGCGCGTGTCGGACCTCAAGCTGCGCTTCGTCAACGTGGTCGATCTGTTCAAGCTACAGCCACGATCCGAGCATCCGCACGGATCCACCGAGCGGGAGATCGGAGGGCTGTTCACGACCGACAAGCCCATCATCTTCAATTTCCACGGCTACCCGTGGCTGATCCACAAGCTGGCGTATCGCTTCGCCGGCCACGACAACCTGCACGTGCGCGGCTACAAGGAGAAGGGCAACATCAACACCCCGCTCGAGCTCGCGATGCTCAACGAGACATCACGCTTCCACCTGGTGATCGATGTGATCGAACGCGTGCCGAAGCTGCGAACCAGGGCCACCCATCTCAAGGAAGAGATGAAGAACGCGATCATCGACAATATGCGCTACGCGCACGAGAACGGCACCGATCGACCGGAGATCACCGGCTGGACGTGGCCGTACTGA
- a CDS encoding ABC transporter ATP-binding protein/permease, whose amino-acid sequence MAASSDQAVFGRRFANNLWRLIRIYWTSPAGRSGGALLATCISLEFGAVYGSVLIAAAQKRVFDAVQDKQMAAFFGAIGGFLAIVLVFVLVSAFRIYVRQWLEMHWRRSLTAHYVERWIGPQAYTQRELHRGEADNPDQRIAEDIRIFVASALGLALSLLAALATLFSFGGLLWSLSADWPLQWFGKPIHIPGLMLWVAIVYAFVAMSLTHFVGRPLVPINFHRQRVEADFRYGLVRFRDNLEAVALARGAVSEQRRALGRFQHVVENWWQLIAAQRRLTVLTTTISQVNAVVPLLIAAPAYFSGWMTLGSVAQTRVAYIQVAGALAWFVYAYQEIAQWRASIERLSSFADVIDAAHADLVRTDGIHVEPVDGRALRLRGVRLTLPDGRVLLESADATIEPGQKLAVIAAAGVGKTTLFRAIAGLWSFGSGTIEMPAQARTLFLPERPYLPIGTLRDVVCYPSKSGAFEDAAIRDALEALGLERLAVQLDSEVDWDNQLSGDEQQRLGIARAVLHEPDWIFMDDATAALDETVEKRVYELLATRLPGATVVAMTRRPAAAQYLATRWTLTANDAGVAALEIGDRH is encoded by the coding sequence ATGGCAGCTTCCAGCGATCAGGCGGTCTTCGGCCGGCGCTTCGCCAACAACCTGTGGCGGCTGATCCGCATCTACTGGACGTCGCCCGCCGGCAGAAGCGGCGGCGCGCTACTGGCAACCTGCATCTCCCTCGAATTCGGCGCGGTCTACGGCAGCGTGCTGATTGCGGCAGCCCAGAAGCGGGTCTTCGACGCCGTACAGGACAAGCAGATGGCCGCGTTCTTCGGAGCCATCGGCGGCTTTCTCGCCATCGTGCTGGTGTTCGTGCTGGTGTCGGCCTTCCGGATCTACGTCCGGCAATGGCTCGAGATGCACTGGCGCCGTTCGCTGACCGCGCACTATGTCGAGCGCTGGATCGGCCCGCAGGCGTACACCCAGAGGGAGCTTCACCGCGGTGAAGCGGATAACCCCGACCAGCGAATCGCCGAGGACATCCGCATCTTCGTGGCGAGCGCGCTCGGGCTCGCGCTGTCGCTGCTTGCAGCGCTCGCAACCCTCTTCTCTTTCGGCGGCCTGCTGTGGAGCCTGTCGGCCGACTGGCCGCTTCAGTGGTTCGGCAAGCCGATCCACATCCCCGGCCTGATGCTGTGGGTGGCCATCGTCTACGCGTTCGTTGCGATGAGCCTCACGCATTTTGTCGGGCGGCCACTGGTGCCGATCAACTTCCATCGCCAGCGCGTCGAGGCGGATTTTCGCTATGGCCTGGTACGCTTCCGCGACAACCTGGAAGCGGTGGCGCTGGCGCGCGGCGCCGTGTCCGAACAGCGTCGCGCGCTCGGACGCTTTCAGCACGTGGTCGAGAACTGGTGGCAGCTGATCGCCGCGCAACGGCGGCTGACGGTGCTTACGACGACGATCAGCCAGGTCAACGCGGTGGTGCCGCTGCTGATTGCAGCGCCGGCGTACTTCTCAGGATGGATGACGCTCGGCTCGGTCGCGCAGACGCGCGTCGCGTACATCCAGGTTGCCGGAGCGCTCGCCTGGTTCGTCTACGCATACCAGGAGATCGCGCAGTGGCGCGCGAGCATCGAGCGACTGTCGTCGTTCGCCGACGTGATCGATGCCGCGCATGCCGATCTCGTCCGCACCGATGGCATTCACGTGGAGCCGGTTGACGGCCGCGCGCTGCGCCTGCGCGGAGTTCGCCTGACTCTTCCGGACGGCAGGGTACTGCTCGAGTCCGCCGACGCGACGATCGAGCCCGGGCAGAAGCTGGCCGTGATCGCTGCGGCCGGCGTCGGCAAGACGACGCTGTTCCGGGCAATCGCCGGCCTGTGGTCGTTCGGCAGCGGCACGATCGAAATGCCTGCGCAGGCGCGAACGCTCTTCCTGCCCGAACGTCCGTATCTGCCCATCGGGACTCTTCGTGATGTCGTCTGCTATCCGTCGAAGTCCGGGGCGTTCGAAGACGCTGCGATCCGCGATGCGCTCGAAGCGCTCGGGCTCGAGCGCCTCGCCGTCCAGCTCGACAGCGAAGTGGACTGGGACAATCAGCTCTCCGGAGACGAGCAGCAACGCCTCGGCATCGCCCGCGCGGTTCTGCACGAGCCCGACTGGATCTTCATGGACGACGCGACCGCGGCGCTGGACGAAACCGTGGAAAAACGCGTCTACGAGCTGCTGGCGACGCGTCTGCCTGGCGCCACCGTGGTCGCGATGACGCGGCGGCCGGCCGCCGCGCAGTACCTCGCGACGCGCTGGACGCTCACAGCGAACGACGCCGGCGTGGCGGCGCTCGAAATCGGGGACAGACACTGA